Within Candidatus Francisella endociliophora, the genomic segment TAGAGTATAAGAGTAAGCTGAAGTACTGATAGCTAAAGGTGCTAAAAGACAAAGTGATTTATAAAGTTTCATATCATTTTCCTTAATCAGGGTTTAACTTCAATTACCATTCTAATTAATCATAAAGAAAAAGTATGTTTCAAATAAGTAACAATATGTAACATTTTTGTTACAATAAAATTTATAATTTTATTATTTACATATTTTCTATTACATAGTTTAATACCTATCACTCTACATTTATATACTATAAATAAGGTCTTAAAATGAAACAGAACCTCATAAAATTAATACTTATATATACATGTTTACAAGCTACCATATATGCTAATACCTCAAACAAAACTATTAAACTTAATAAAGATATAACTACAAAAATATCATCTAATTTCTATAATATTCAGACAGGTACAAAAAATTATGATTTCCCAACAGAGGTGAGCATAACACCTAAAACTACTGGTATAAAAATTAATTTTAAAAATGATGGCAGTAAATTTGTTTATCAAAATGATAATACAACTAACAATAGTGAACTATACGATCAAGAAGTCTTCGAAGTATTTATTCACTCTGGAGATAAAGTTTCAAATCAATATTTTGAATTTGAACTGAATCCAAATGCTGCTTTATTTAATGCTTATATAAAAAAGGCAGGAAAAGAAGCGTATTTTTTAGATGCTTCATCACAAAGTAATGACAAAACTACAAAACATACAACTTATAACAAGCTTGCATGGCAAGTAACCAAAGATTCCCAAAAAGGAAGCTTTTCTGGAGAGTTATTTATTCCATACTCTTTAATTAATAAGTCACAATGTTACAGAGCAAATTTTTTAAGGATCGCGTCCTATACTGATCATTCAGAAGAGAAAAACTGGAAATGTAATATAAACACTTGCTCATACTTAGCTTTTAACCCTACATATAGTACAACTTTTCATATCCCTGATAAAATGGTGATTTTGGATATTGATTCTAATAATTTAGTCTAAGAAATAAAACATATGACTAACTTAACTGTATCATTAGACTATAAAATTAATATTGTATGCTATTTATAATAAAAAAATAAGCGTCTATCTTTGTATATATACCAACAATACCTCTTTAATATAGTTTAACATCGCTGTAAATAACAACTTCTCAAATCTTATAAGCCCCGAGTATCTTATGTATGTATAGCGTTTTAAATGAAAAGAATGTTAAAATGGTTTGCACTTATAGCAAAATAATCAGATTTAAGGTACCTATTATACTTAATTTAAATACAAGTTGTTAAAAATAATATAGTTAATTTGCAGGTGGAGTATTTTCTTCAACATATTTAATACTATCTTCATATGTATAAAGTATAATTAACTTATCATCATCAATAATAAGTTCAGGGTGGCTGGACTTCTTAGGACCGAAGTTTTTAATAGCTATTTTTTTCTTCTCTACAGGGTCAAAAGTTTGTAGATATAAGTAGTTATTGTAACTCGCAACCGTTACAAATTTATTGTGTTCACTATTTGGCAACACTTTAGCAGAAAGATAAGTGTTAGCATCAACTTTTGACCAGCCACTAGCAATACTACTACCTTTATATGTATATATGTTATAATCATAAATACTAATTTCATCATTCGAAATACCTAATAAAGCAACATTACTATCTTCAACATATAAAGGATTATTTTCAACATATAAAGGTTGAAACATTCTATATTTCTCATAGCTACCACCAATAGCGCGATAAAAGCTAGGATAAGGTTTGATGATTTCAAACTCTAATCCTTTATAGCTTATATGCACTTCATAAACCTTATCACCTACTACCAAAATATTTGATTCCATGCCGACACTATATTTTTCGTATTCAGTTGCTACCATTGTTTCCATGTCTATTACGTCTATTGTAAAATAACTTAGTTCTGAAGTTATTTTAGGTTTTACATCAGATGTACATGTACCTATCACTTCTTGTTTACCATCTTCTTTATTTAAAGTAGCTAATGATAAAATAGTATTACATGATGACCCTCTAAATAATCCTAAGTCTTTTATGCTATTGCCATTATCACTAACAAGTAAAGTTTGGACATATTCTGGATATTTTCCTTCATCTTCACATTTATTTCTATTTATAGCAACAAGATAAGTGCCTTTTTTTAAAAGTGTAATTTTTGAATTAACACCTTCTCCAATAGTTAAATCACTTTTTGAATTATTATCATTTGCTATTGCAAGAGTACTCCCTGTTACAATTAGCATAAATAAAATTATTTTTATTTTTTTTATCATCATTTAATTTCCTACTTTTTACTTAATTTTCATAATTTAGATATTTTCTAAAAAACATAATACTTATAACTAATTCAAGTTCTAAATAACATTGAAGAATCTTGTTTGAACACCTTATGAGTAAACTTTTGCAGCATTTCCTAACTTGCAGATAAACTTTTTAGTCATACCATTTATTTCCTTATATGACTGAGCATCTAAAACTCTAAATGTCATTTCAACTTCATCATTATTATTAATACTATATGCATTGTTCTCAATAACAGGGATGCTAGATTCTATATGATGATCATTAAGTAATTGCTGAGAAAATACTATTCTATTTCCTACATTCATTATTGTTGTAGGTCTTATATATCCATTAATTTCAGTATAGTCATTAGTACCAGAATAGACTTCACACTTATTTAATGAAAAAACTAATGTAATTTGATTACCTAATTTCACTGCCTTATTTATATCATCATAACTTTTTAATTCTTGTGATACAGCACACGAAAAAAAAGAAAAAGTTCCTACTATTGCCGCTAATTTATAAAGTAATTTCATATGCTTATAATTTCCTCTTATTCAACAAATGTTTAATTGCGGAGATGGATTATAATTAACAAAAGAAGAAAAGTATGTTTCAAATAAGTAACAGTGTGTAACATTTTTGTTACATAAAATAATAAAAATGAATAGTTAAAAATTCTTTGAGGAAATCACCCAAACATCTCCTTTAAGGCTGATAAGCTTTGCTTTGAATTTTCTTTACGAGTCTCAGCACACTCTTTTTCTGTACCAACCCAATATAAGTCAGTTTCAGGTAACTCATCT encodes:
- a CDS encoding VirK family protein, which translates into the protein MKLLYKLAAIVGTFSFFSCAVSQELKSYDDINKAVKLGNQITLVFSLNKCEVYSGTNDYTEINGYIRPTTIMNVGNRIVFSQQLLNDHHIESSIPVIENNAYSINNNDEVEMTFRVLDAQSYKEINGMTKKFICKLGNAAKVYS
- a CDS encoding carbohydrate-binding family 9-like protein, encoding MKQNLIKLILIYTCLQATIYANTSNKTIKLNKDITTKISSNFYNIQTGTKNYDFPTEVSITPKTTGIKINFKNDGSKFVYQNDNTTNNSELYDQEVFEVFIHSGDKVSNQYFEFELNPNAALFNAYIKKAGKEAYFLDASSQSNDKTTKHTTYNKLAWQVTKDSQKGSFSGELFIPYSLINKSQCYRANFLRIASYTDHSEEKNWKCNINTCSYLAFNPTYSTTFHIPDKMVILDIDSNNLV